In Prosthecobacter debontii, the sequence AGAATTACTCGCCCACAAGCTGATACTCCCGGTGCCAGATTGGGAGGCTGTCTATAGAAAGGTAGAGGACCGTGGAATGCGACAGGTTATTTTTCGAAAGGCCCTGCTTCAAATTTATGGCGGTCAATGTGCCATGTCTGACTGCCGTGCGGAAGACCTCCTTGAGGCAGCCCACATTGCGCCTTGGTCTGAGTGCACACCTCAAGAAAAGTTGGACGTCAGGAATGGGCTATTGTTGGCTTCCACTTACCATGACCTTTTTGACAAAGGGTGGATCACGGTCAACGAAAACTACCGTGTTATAGAGGGTCCTGACTTTCCTAGGGGATTACAAGACCGATTTGTTGATTGGGTCACCCGACATGTTTTGGGCCGACAGCTTCGGATGCCTGCTGATCCTCGGTATCGCCCTCTTCTAGATTATATTCAACGCCGGAACGACGGCTGATGGTTAGCCGATATTGCTTGGAGTTCAGGCTTAAATAATCTTTGGTTTTACACCATTCATCATGCCCATTCCCAGTTACCAAGACCTCATGCTGCCACTTCTCCTGGTGCTTGGTGCCGCAGAAAAAGACCTGCACCAGAAGGAATGCACCCAGAGGGTTTCTGATGCATTACAACTCACGGAAGCGCAACGCTCCGAACGCCTGCCAAGTGGCATTCAGACCTATGTGCATAACCGCATCGGCTGGGCGGGGTGGTATATGCAGCAGGCGGGGCTGGTAATGAAGCCCAAGAAAGGATTCCTCCGCATCACTGAGGAGGGTCGTGCCCTCCTGGCGAAGAGCCCGACCTCGATTGACAACAAGCTGCTGGCTACCTACCCCAGCTTTCAAGAAAAGGTCATGCGCAGGGCTGAGGATGAAACCACAGCGGCGGTGATGACCGCCATCCCTGATGAGCAGACACCGACGGACCAGATTGAAGAAGCTTACCAGAAGCTGAATCAGACTCTTTCATCGGAACTCCTGGATCTGATGGCGAAGATGGACCCTTACAAGTTCGAGCAGCTGGTGGTGGATCTCCTCTTTGCCATGGGCTACGGCGGCTCCCGGGCCGAAGCGGCCTTGGTTACCAAGAAGTCGGGTGACGAAGGCATTGATGGCATCATCAATGAGGACCGGCTTGGGCTGGATGTGATCTATGTCCAGGCCAAGCGCTGGCAGGCCACCGTAGGGCGAGCTGAGATCCAGAGTTTCGTTGGTGCGCTGGTGGGCAAGCACGCTCACAAGGGCGTTTTCATCACGACCAGCGATTTTCACAAGACAGCGGTCGAATATGCCCGTGGCGTCCAGCATAAGGTCGTTCTTATCAACGGGCGGCGGTTGGCTGACCTTATGATTGAGCATGGGGTCGGCGTCTCTACGGTCCGTACCCTGGAGCTGAAGCGAGTGGACTCAGACTATTTCGAGGAATGATTGGCATCAGTCCCTTTGCCAAGTGGTTGGTCACTACCGGTAAATTCTGACGGCTAACCATTTCTCTTGCCAAGACCGACCTCCCAAGCCCCGCCTCACAGCCCGGCGTTGCTCCGTTCTTTTTGCAGTTTAGCTCGTTCCCGACATCGTTCACCATGACGACAAAATCATCATTTGCAGAACTCCCCGGAGGAGGCTGAAACCCTGAAGCCATTCCAAGTGATGCGGCCACTCTTGGCCGCAAGGTGGGTGCCTAGGGCGCTCCGAGTGTCTGTGGCGAAGGCGTGCGGAGAGGCGAAGCGCGAAGCGGGGGGGCGGTGTGACTGGGTGGGGGCGAGCTTGAGGAGCGAAGTGGGGGCGAGAACTTGCGGCCAAGAGTGGCCGCATCACTTCATATCACTTCACTTCGCTTTGATTCCCTCCATCCAGCGCACGCTGCCTTGCGGCCCAAAGGGTCGCGGGATTCAGCCCAGGGCGCTGCGCAGCCAGCCCTGGGTTAGACGGGCAGAAGAGCCCTGTTGCCAGCCTCACGGCCCGAAGGGTCGTGGAAGATAGCTTGGGCCTGGGTGAAGAGCCAATCGCAGGGAGAACCATACCCCCGTGCATGCCATCCCCACATCCCTCATCACGTCTGGCGCTGGGGGGCTTGAGGTCGATTGGAACGACGAGGGATTTTTTAGACAGGATGAACCAGATTTGCAGAACTCCCAGGAGGAGGCTGAAACCCTGAAGCCATTCCAAGTGATGCGGCCACTCTTGGCCGCAAGGTGGGGCCTATGGGGGGGCGAGAGCCTGGGTCGAAGGTGTGGAGAGGCGAAGCGCGAAGCGGGGGGCGGTGTGACGGGGTGGGGGCGAGCTTGAGGAGCGAAGTGGGGGCGAGAACGTGCGGCCAAGAGTGGCCGCATCACTTCATATCACTTCATATCACTTCACTTTCATTCCCTCCATCCAGCGCACGCTGATCCTGTCAGTCCTGTCCCTCTTGTTCATTCGGTCTAAAAATCCCCGCACCCCTCCACCATCGCCGCCCGGCAGAAGGCGGAAGGCGGGGGCGCAAGGTGGGTGCCTAGGGCGCTCCGAGAGCCTGGGGCGAAGGAGTGCGGAGAGGCGAAGCGCGAAGCGGGGGGCGGTGTGACGGGGTGGGGGCGAGCTTGAGGAGCGAAGTGGGGGCGAGAACTTGCGGCCAAGAGTGGCCGCATCACTTCGCTTTCATTCCCTCCATCCAGCGCACGCTGATCCTGTAAGTCCTGTCCCTCTTGTTCATTCGGTCTAAAAATCCCCGCACCCCTCCACCATCGCAGCCAAAACAAAAACCCCGCCGAGTGAACGGCAGGGTTTTTTAAAAGGAATCGAAGGATTCCGAAGGCGAAGCTTATTCGCCAGCGGTGATGTTCAGGACCTGACGGCCTTTGTAGTAACCGCAGGATGGGCAGGCCACGTGTCCTGGGACGGAGGTGCCGCACTCAGGGCAGGTCTTGAGAACAGGTGCGCGCCAGCGGTTAGCGCCCTGACGAAGGCGTTGGCGGCTCTTGGATTGTCTGCGTTTTGGGTTGGCCATGTGAGTGAGGGGTCGCTATTTCAATTGATCGAGGGCATTCCAGACTCCGCCGTCTGCACCAGGCTCTTCGTTCACCACAGGTTCATCCGTCGGATCGAAGTGGCCTTCAGCAGGACAGTCGCGCGGGTCAACGTTACCATCTTCACAGCGCGGAAAGTTCGGAAGGGCGAGCAGGATGTCTTCTCTTACGAGGTCTGTCAAGTCCATCGTTGTTTCCTTTTCAATGGGAACTTCGGCCTGGTAGTCCGCCATATCCACCTGGTAGTCGAAGCGCTGGAGGCAGCGGCCGCACTCGAGGCCGAACGTCGCCTGGAGGTGACCCGTCACGAGGATGTCCTTATCATCTCGCACGATGTTGAGGTCGTAGGTCAGGGGCGAGAGGGCCTTGGCGCTATCGGCCTCAGGCAGGGCAAAGAAGCTGGCGGGCTGGGTGCCGCTGATTTGCTTGCCATCCTCAGGCAGGTTGCGGATATCGAACTGGAAAGGATTCATGATGTTAAAGTTAAAGGGAAAGGGAAAGGGAAGGGGCTAAGGTGAGTAGCACAGCGGTGCGAACGAAAACCGGAGACGAAGGTGAGGGGATATCAACCGAGCCCCTGTTTGCTCTTCAGGGCTGCGACCACATGGGGGGGCACAAATTGGTTTACGTTTCCGCCCAGTCTTGAGATTTCTTTGACGAGCCGACTGCTGATGTAGGTCAGCTCCTCGCGCGGCATGAGAAACATCGTTTCCAGGTTCGGCTCCAGTTTCCGGTTCATGAGGGCGAGCTGAAACTCGAACTCGAAGTCACTCACGGCACGCAGCCCCCGGACCAGGGCCACGGCGGATTGTTGCTTGGCGAAGTCCACGAGCAGACCTTGGAAGGGCATCACGCGCAGATTCGGGATATGCTCCGTGGCATCCACCAACAGCTCCACCCGCTCTTCCAGGGTGAAGAGGCTCTGCTTGGCGTTGTCTTGGGCGACGGCGACGATGAGCTCATCGAAAAGCCCGGCGGCACGCTGCAAGACATCCAGATGCCCATTGGTGATCGGGTCGAAACTTCCAGGGTAAATGGCGCGGCGCATGGTGGGATGAACCATTGATTACTCCGCTGGCTGCGGGTGTAAAAGCGATTGATCAGGAAAAGTTGCAAAGCGCGCGCGCCCCTTTTAACACACCGGACCGCCATCACCTGCCATGCAAGACCCGGACACCACCATCGAAACACGCGAGGAAGTCATGTTTTTCGACACCGACATCGGCGGTGTGGTGCATAACATCGCCTACCTGCGCATGATCGAGACCGCCCGCACGCGCCTGGCGGCCAAGCTGGGCATGAGGCTGCGCGACATGGCGCAGACGCAGCTCTACCCGGTGGTGGTGCGCACGGAGATCGACTATCGCAAGCCCGCGACGCTCGGGGATGAGCTCATCATCTCGGGCCGTCTGGAGAGTGTGGAGCGGGTGCGTTTTTGGGTGGCGTTTGAGATCCGCCGGGCAGGGGAGGAGACGGTCTTGATCACCTGCCGTCAGTCCCTGGCTCTGGTGCAGATGCCTGCGGGGAAGCCGGTGCGCTTGCCGGAGGATTGGGCGGAGAAATACGCCTCTCTTTTCCTGAAAAAACGTTGAGCCTCTCAAAAAGCAGGTTCGAAATCAAATTTTTTCTGTCGGGTGGTGTGAAAGATGCCGCAGGGCTTGTCGTTTTCGCCGGTGTCCTGCCCCGGAGGACAGCGGTGCCCTCGGCGGTGCCGATGCGTATTGTTTAGAAAAGCACTCCCCATGAAAACCACCCTGATTCAGAGAACCAAGAGCTGCCGTCTGCCTCTGGCATTGGCGACCGTCCTCTCCGCCTTGGCCGGTCTGGCTCAAGCCGAGATGTCCCTGGAGAGCATTCAGGCGAAGGCGAGTGAGATGGATCGCCTCGTCAGCGCCAAGCTGGAGAAAGAAAAGATCCAGCCGAATGCCCCGGTGACGGATGAGGTCTTCGTGCGCCGCATTTACCTGGATGTCGTGGGCCGTATCCCGACTCTGAAGGAAACCACTGACTTCCTGGCCGATCAGAGCGCCAACAAGCGTGGCAAGCTGATCGACACCCTGCTCGCCTCCGAGGGCTATGTGCAAAACTTTGCCAACTACTGGAATGACATCCTGCGGGTGAAATCCCAGCTCACTCAGGGCAATAGCCAGCCTGCCGGTGCCGCCTATAGCAACTGGATTCGCGAGTCCCTGGCTGCCAACAAGCCCTACGATGAGATGGTGGAGGAAATGCTCACCGCCAAAGGCAAGACCTATGAGAATGGTGCCGTGGGCTACTACATCCGCGACTACAACATGCCGCTGGATAACATGGCCGTGACCACTCAGGTCTTCCTGGGCACCAGCATGGTCTGCGCGCAGTGCCATAACCACCCCTTCGATAAGTGGACCCAGATGGACTACTACCAGATGGCCGCGCATAGCAATGGCATGACCGGCACCAATGGGCTGGCCAATCCTCTGCTCGCCCAGGCCTTCTACGGCGGGGGTGTGAAAGGCAAGGCCAAGGGCAAGAAGAACCGCAAGCCTGACTCCACCATGGATATGGCCATGATGGAAATGGGCAATGTCGGGCTCGAGCGTAAGGACATGACCCGCGCCATGAGCGAGATCCTGCGCCCGCTCCGCTACAACACCGTGCTGGACCAGACCGACAACAAGCCGCTGCGTCTGCCCAAGGACTACCAGTATAAAGACGCCAAGCCCAGCAGCGTGGTGGAGCCCACCATCCCGGCCTCCTTTTCCAATGACGGCAAGATCGTCAAAGAAGGGGCGACCCCGATCCACGCCTATGCCGGCTGGATGACCTCCAAGAACAATCCGCGCTTCACCCTGGTGATTGCGAATCGGCTGTGGAAGAAAGCCATGGGGCTGGGGCTCATCGAGCCTGTGGATGAAATCACCGACTCCACCGTGCCGAGCAATCCGCAGCTCATGACCTTCCTGGAGCAGACCATGAAGGACATGAACTATGACATGAAGGAGTATCTGCGCATGATCTACAACAGCGCCTCCTACCAGCGTGCGGCCTATCAAAAAGACGTCGAGCTGGGTGAGGTGTATCACTTCCCAGGGCCCCTCCTGCGCCGCATGAGTGCGGAGCAGATCTGGGATAGCATGGTCACTCTCTACAAGCCCGCCCCCGATGCCTCCAGCCTGAACGCCCGCATCGAGCGTGAGTCCTCCATCCGCAGGGTGGAGTGGCTGGATCGCTCCCTCAATGCCCTGACGCCCGAAGAACTCGCTCAGGGAGCCGCACGTGTGGCCGCCAAACAGAAAGAGCTGGCTGTCGAGGTGCGCAAGGCGCAGGAAGTGCTGGCCGAGGCGACGAAGGCCAATGACGAAGACAAGATCCGCCAAGCCAAGCGTGTGGTCAGCAATCAGCGCCGCGCCATCGATGAAGCCGCCGAAGACATCGTTTACTCCATGGGCTTCAAGAAATTCGCCCAGATGATCCGCGAGGGCAAAGTGCAGGAGATGGTGGATGACCCTGAGTTCACTCAGGAGATCGCCAGCGTGCTGAAGACCAAGAAAGGCGATGACATCGGTATCGACGAGGCCCTCAGCATCATGGCCAAGCAGCAGCGCCAGCGCCTGAGCACCGCCCAGCAGCAGCGCCTGAAAAAGGACGCCGAACTGCTGAAGGTGGATGATAAGAAGCAGCTCGCCGCGCTCAAAGCCTGGGAAAACTATCGCGATACCTACATGGTGCGCGCCGCAGATCTGCGCAGCCCGGCTCCCAATGGCCACTTCCTGCGTGAGTTTGGCCAGAGTGACCGCGAGCTGGTGCAGAACGCGAACTCGGAAGCCAGCGTGGGGCAGGCTCTGATGCTGCTGAATGGCAAGACTTTCACGCAGCTCCAGAACCCCTACACGATGATCTCACGTGCCCTGCGCCGCTCAGCCAATGCTGAACAGACCATCGACACCATCTACCTGTCCCTCTTCAGTCGCAAAGCCAGTGCCGAAGAAAAAGCCCTGCTGGGACCGGTGGTGGGCAGTAACACCGCCGTCGGGAAAGGCGATGCCCTTTGGGCCGCGCTGAATACCCGTCAGTTTTACTTCATCGAGTAGTCGATTCCTCACGACTTCGACTTGGGTCCTTTTAGCGGTTGGCTGCACAGGCCAACCGCTTTTTGTTAGGGTGTGTTTGAAAATGGAGGGAGGGCTCGCTGAGTCAGAAAGGAGGTCAGGGCCAGGCGCGCGCCTTGCCGTGCCGTGCCTGGATCCTCTGCGAGACTGGCCTAACGAAGCAACGCCGCCATGGCCTGTGTTCGGACTCAACCCGAAGGCCCCGCAGGAAGCTGCCGAATAGCGGCATTGAACGCCTCGAAGTTAGGTCCACCTGATGAAATCATGAATCAAATTCGTGGGCAAGATCGAGTCCGCTCCTCACTCTAGCTCTTTCGCTGCGCGAAAGGTGAGGTGGGGGGGCGTGAGAGTCCTGTTTCTACTCTTTCATTTTCATCAGGGGCTCAGACATCTGCGCGGCCTGAAGGGCCGCAGGATTCAGCCCAGGCCGCAAGGCCTGGGTTCACCGAACACGGTTGATCAACCCACGTCGCGCTCTGAAGGAGCGCGGGAACGGGCAGCACGTTTTTCACCTCCCATTCCCTCTCCCGCGACCCATCCGGCCGCGACCTTTGAGATGGGGGGCTCTCCCACCCACCCAGGGCTTGCTTCGCTTCGCCCTAGGCTGAATCCGGCGGTCCTTTGGACCGCAAGCCCCCTCTGATACCCGCCTAACGAAACAACGCTTCACATTCATTCGTGGGTGAGGAGTGGGCTGAAAGGTTTTACCCCTTTAAATTTCACTTTGGTATTCGATCTCCATAGCCCCGTCGGCGTTCGCTTTGCTCTTCAGTTCCTTCCCGCGGGCGTGCCTCTCCCGAATCTTAAAACACACCCTTGGGGGCGGCCTATCGGGGACTTGGGTTGATGCGTTTCCTTGCTTTACACCTGGTTATTCAAGTGAATAATGGCGACGATTTTGTCAGATAGACTACGCTCATCATATGATTCTCGTTGAATTGGCCGGGGCAGGCGGTGTGGGAAAGTCAACCATTGCGCCGATGATCGCTCAGAGACTTCGGGAGGAACTCGGAACGGAAGCTGTGGCCGCACTTCCCGAGAAAGACGTGGCTCGGCGGCATCGCCGCTGGACGCGCTTCAAACGCTGGACCTGGACGGCTTTTCATCCCCGCGCTTTTTGGGTCGCACGTCGTGCCTCCAAGACGGGGCATAAAGTGGGGAGCCCTTCCACCTGGCTGCGGGCTTTCACCACCATGGGCATCGGCCGGTCAGTGGGCAAAAAGGGCATCAAGGTGGCGCTGGTGGATCAGGGGATGCTGCGCCTGCCGATGAAGGCCATGCATGCAGATCTGCTGCCCCAGTTTCTGCTGCCGGATCTGGTTCTGCATCTCGTCGCAGACCCGGCGGTGCTGGAGATGCGCCGCATCTATCGCAGTAAGCCGAAGCACAATCGCTATCTGGGAGCCAGCCGCCTCACGCACGCTCAGAACGCAGTCACCTTGCTCCAGACCCTGCCTCCCGATCAGCTCCGCGATGCCGTGACCAAGTTTGGCGAGAAATTCTGTGAGCCCCCGCTGACCGAGTCGGAAATCGAGCAACTCCTGCAGGCCCCTGCTGCCCAGGCCCCGCTGACGAATGAAGCGGCTCAGAAGGGCCGCTGCCAGTTCGAGGTCTGTGAAACCTTTCGCCAGCGTGGCGTGCAGTGGCGTGAGATCGATAACTCCCACTCCATGGAGGAAGCCTTGGAAGCCTGCA encodes:
- a CDS encoding YceD family protein, translated to MNPFQFDIRNLPEDGKQISGTQPASFFALPEADSAKALSPLTYDLNIVRDDKDILVTGHLQATFGLECGRCLQRFDYQVDMADYQAEVPIEKETTMDLTDLVREDILLALPNFPRCEDGNVDPRDCPAEGHFDPTDEPVVNEEPGADGGVWNALDQLK
- the rpmF gene encoding 50S ribosomal protein L32; the encoded protein is MANPKRRQSKSRQRLRQGANRWRAPVLKTCPECGTSVPGHVACPSCGYYKGRQVLNITAGE
- a CDS encoding DUF1549 domain-containing protein, producing MKTTLIQRTKSCRLPLALATVLSALAGLAQAEMSLESIQAKASEMDRLVSAKLEKEKIQPNAPVTDEVFVRRIYLDVVGRIPTLKETTDFLADQSANKRGKLIDTLLASEGYVQNFANYWNDILRVKSQLTQGNSQPAGAAYSNWIRESLAANKPYDEMVEEMLTAKGKTYENGAVGYYIRDYNMPLDNMAVTTQVFLGTSMVCAQCHNHPFDKWTQMDYYQMAAHSNGMTGTNGLANPLLAQAFYGGGVKGKAKGKKNRKPDSTMDMAMMEMGNVGLERKDMTRAMSEILRPLRYNTVLDQTDNKPLRLPKDYQYKDAKPSSVVEPTIPASFSNDGKIVKEGATPIHAYAGWMTSKNNPRFTLVIANRLWKKAMGLGLIEPVDEITDSTVPSNPQLMTFLEQTMKDMNYDMKEYLRMIYNSASYQRAAYQKDVELGEVYHFPGPLLRRMSAEQIWDSMVTLYKPAPDASSLNARIERESSIRRVEWLDRSLNALTPEELAQGAARVAAKQKELAVEVRKAQEVLAEATKANDEDKIRQAKRVVSNQRRAIDEAAEDIVYSMGFKKFAQMIREGKVQEMVDDPEFTQEIASVLKTKKGDDIGIDEALSIMAKQQRQRLSTAQQQRLKKDAELLKVDDKKQLAALKAWENYRDTYMVRAADLRSPAPNGHFLREFGQSDRELVQNANSEASVGQALMLLNGKTFTQLQNPYTMISRALRRSANAEQTIDTIYLSLFSRKASAEEKALLGPVVGSNTAVGKGDALWAALNTRQFYFIE
- a CDS encoding HNH endonuclease, which produces MPFNRIQYAALAWPVLTRTAAERGKISYKELAESVGVHWRQCRLFLESIQTYCIQKDLPPLTGLVVRKSDGLPGHGFIAWDIDNPEEAYERVYAKDWSEEINPFDFAAFGETEELLAHKLILPVPDWEAVYRKVEDRGMRQVIFRKALLQIYGGQCAMSDCRAEDLLEAAHIAPWSECTPQEKLDVRNGLLLASTYHDLFDKGWITVNENYRVIEGPDFPRGLQDRFVDWVTRHVLGRQLRMPADPRYRPLLDYIQRRNDG
- a CDS encoding acyl-CoA thioesterase, yielding MQDPDTTIETREEVMFFDTDIGGVVHNIAYLRMIETARTRLAAKLGMRLRDMAQTQLYPVVVRTEIDYRKPATLGDELIISGRLESVERVRFWVAFEIRRAGEETVLITCRQSLALVQMPAGKPVRLPEDWAEKYASLFLKKR
- a CDS encoding restriction endonuclease gives rise to the protein MPIPSYQDLMLPLLLVLGAAEKDLHQKECTQRVSDALQLTEAQRSERLPSGIQTYVHNRIGWAGWYMQQAGLVMKPKKGFLRITEEGRALLAKSPTSIDNKLLATYPSFQEKVMRRAEDETTAAVMTAIPDEQTPTDQIEEAYQKLNQTLSSELLDLMAKMDPYKFEQLVVDLLFAMGYGGSRAEAALVTKKSGDEGIDGIINEDRLGLDVIYVQAKRWQATVGRAEIQSFVGALVGKHAHKGVFITTSDFHKTAVEYARGVQHKVVLINGRRLADLMIEHGVGVSTVRTLELKRVDSDYFEE
- the coaD gene encoding pantetheine-phosphate adenylyltransferase, translating into MRRAIYPGSFDPITNGHLDVLQRAAGLFDELIVAVAQDNAKQSLFTLEERVELLVDATEHIPNLRVMPFQGLLVDFAKQQSAVALVRGLRAVSDFEFEFQLALMNRKLEPNLETMFLMPREELTYISSRLVKEISRLGGNVNQFVPPHVVAALKSKQGLG